A region from the Andrena cerasifolii isolate SP2316 chromosome 9, iyAndCera1_principal, whole genome shotgun sequence genome encodes:
- the LOC143373006 gene encoding uncharacterized protein LOC143373006, which produces MTNESPVIETDLGNLSDYSLQLNRWYLKPIGAWPSSSATTKLQRIVSVILNVLCYCSISFTAIPCMLYMLLEDEDIENKLKMIGPLSHWIVGGINYTTLLLRSKEIRYCMEHIEMDWRIITRARDQSVMMKYAKFGRYVAAFCAGFMQGGILCYCVVIALSTEIVNIGNETRTVHMLPCAVYKKLLNVDTSPVNEIVLASQFLSGFIVNSSAVAVFSLAAVFAAHACGQLDVLMTWVTEYVNESRERNKGPNYSGIGVIVEHHLRVLRFISRIEDVMHRICFLELFRSTSDICMIVYYILTEWSVPDVEGMVTSSTNIQMITAYFMVLVSTSFNIFILCYIGEVLTEQCKKIGQVVYMTDWYHLPYKNANDLIMIIARSSVVTKITAGKLVHMSLYTFGDVFKTAFAYLNILRQKT; this is translated from the exons ATGACCAACGAATCCCCAGTCATAGAGACCGACCTCGGCAACTTGAGCGATTACAGTCTTCAACTGAATCGCTGGTACCTGAAACCGATAGGCGCTTGGCCCTCGTCCTCCGCTACCACTAAACTCCAACGAATCGTTTCGGTCATTTTGAACGTACTCTGTTACTGCTCGATCTCGTTTACGGCGATCCCCTGCATGCTGTACATGCTGCTCGAAGATGAAGACATTGAAAACAAGCTGAAGATGATTGGCCCCTTGAGCCACTGGATCGTGGGAGGAATCAATTATACCACGCTGCTGTTACGCAGCAAGGAGATACGATATTGCATGGAGCACATCGAGATGGATTGGAGGATAATAACGAGAGCGAGGGATCAAAGCGTGATGATGAAATACGCAAAATTCGGTCGCTACGTGGCTGCTTTCTGTGCTGGGTTCATGCAAGGTGGAATTCTCTGTTACTGTGTTGTAATAGCGCTCTCCACCGAGATCGTTAACATTGGAAACGAGACAAGGACCGTGCACATGCTGCCCTGCGCGGTTTACAAAAAGCTGTTGAACGTGGATACAAGCCCTGTGAACGAAATCGTCTTAGCCTCGCAATTTCTGTCGGGTTTCATCGTGAACTCAAGTGCGGTGGCAGTTTTTAGTCTGGCTGCGGTGTTCGCCGCACATGCCTGCGGACAGCTGGATGTCCTGATGACTTGGGTTACCGAATACGTGAATGAGTCACGGGAACGCAATAAGGGTCCTAATTACAGCGGAATAGGTGTGATCGTGGAGCATCATCTGCGGGTCTTACG CTTCATATCGCGTATCGAAGACGTGATGCATCGAATATGTTTCTTGGAATTGTTTAGGTCCACATCGGATATATGTATGATTGTCTATTACATTCTGACG GAATGGTCCGTTCCCGATGTTGAAGGTATGGTCACGTCCAGTACCAATATTCAAATGATAACCGCGTATTTCATGGTACTGGTTTCTACAAGCTTCAACATTTTCATATTGTGCTATATCGGTGAGGTGCTCACAGAACAG TGCAAGAAAATTGGTCAAGTGGTTTACATGACAGATTGGTATCATTTACCTTACAAAAACGCTAACGACCTGATCATGATCATTGCACGGTCCAGCGTGGTGACCAAAATCACAGCTGGCAAGCTGGTTCACATGTCCCTTTACACGTTCGGCGAT GTGTTCAAAACCGCATTCGCATATTTAAACATACTGCGGCAAAAGACGTGA
- the LOC143373194 gene encoding odorant receptor 4-like, giving the protein MTNEPASILADRGDLSDYSLQLNRWYLKPIGAWPPSSATTRLQRIVSIILNVLCYCSISFTMIPCLLHVMLENEDIQKKLKVVGPLSHWFVGAMNYTTLLLRSKEIRYCVEHIEMDWRIITRAKDQSVMVKNAKFGRYVAAFCAGFMQGGVLCYCVVIAFSTEIVNIGNETRIVHMLPCAVYKKLLNVNTSPMNEIVLASQFLSGFIVNSSAVAVFSLAAVFAAHACGQLDVLVTWVTEYVNESRERNKGPNYSGIGVIVEHHLRVLRFISRIEDVMHRICFLELFRSTLDICMLGYYILTEWSDRNFQGMTAYFVVLISIIFNIFIVCYIGEALTEQCEKIGNVVYMTDWYHLPYKNGLDMIMIIARSSVVTKITAGKLIHMSLYTFGGVIKTSFAYLNLLRRAK; this is encoded by the exons ATGACCAATGAACCTGCAAGCATCCTGGCCGATCGTGGCGATCTCAGCGATTACAGTCTTCAGCTGAATCGCTGGTATTTGAAACCTATAGGCGCCTGGCCTCCGTCCTCCGCTACCACTAGGCTCCAACGAATCGTTTCTATCATTTTGAACGTACTCTGCTATTGCTCGATATCGTTCACGATGATTCCTTGCCTGCTGCACGTCATGCTCGAGAACGAAGACATTCAAAAGAAGCTGAAGGTAGTTGGCCCCCTGAGCCACTGGTTCGTGGGAGCGATGAATTATACCACGCTGCTGTTACGCAGCAAAGAGATACGATACTGCGTGGAACACATCGAGATGGACTGGAGGATAATAACGAGAGCGAAGGATCAAAGCGTGATGGTAAAGAACGCAAAATTCGGTCGCTACGTGGCTGCTTTCTGCGCTGGGTTCATGCAAGGCGGAGTACTCTGCTACTGTGTTGTAATAGCGTTCTCCACCGAGATCGTGAACATCGGAAACGAGACAAGAATCGTGCACATGCTGCCCTGCGCGGTTTACAAAAAGCTGTTGAACGTGAATACGAGCCCTATGAACGAAATCGTCCTAGCCTCGCAATTTCTGTCGGGTTTCATCGTGAACTCAAGTGCGGTGGCAGTTTTTAGTCTGGCTGCGGTGTTCGCCGCACATGCCTGCGGGCAGCTGGATGTCCTGGTGACTTGGGTTACCGAATACGTGAATGAGTCACGGGAACGGAATAAGGGCCCTAATTACAGCGGAATAGGTGTGATCGTGGAGCATCATCTCCGGGTCTTACG CTTCATATCGCGTATCGAAGACGTGATGCATCGAATATGTTTCTTGGAATTGTTTAGGTCCACGTTGGATATATGCATGCTTGGCTATTACATTCTGACG GAATGGTCCGATCGCAATTTTCAAGGAATGACCGCGTACTTCGTGGTACTGATTTCTATAATCTTCAACATTTTCATAGTGTGTTATATCGGTGAGGCGCTCACAGAACAG TGCGAGAAGATTGGTAATGTGGTTTACATGACAGACTGGTATCATTTACCTTACAAAAACGGTCTTGACATGATCATGATCATCGCACGGTCCAGCGTGGTGACCAAAATCACAGCTGGGAAGCTAATTCATATGTCCCTTTACACGTTCGGTGGT GTGATAAAAACCTCATTTGCGTATTTGAATCTACTACGCCGAGCGAAGTGA
- the LOC143373005 gene encoding uncharacterized protein LOC143373005 isoform X1, translated as MIKESANSQGDISDLCNYSLQLNRWYLTPIGAWPSSSSTPRHERIISIVLIVLCYCLIAFTVVPSFLSIVLEDEDIRKKLKILGPLGHWFVGGINYTTLLLRRKEIRRCVEHMKMDWRMITRGKDQRAMLKFAKFGRYVAAFCGAFMQVGVLSYCAVTAFSTEIVYVGNQTRTVHLLPCAVYKRLLNVNTSPINEIVLASQFLSGFIVNSSAVGAFSLAAVFGAHACGQLDVLMTWITEFVNESGQKDKVYLNKIGTIVEHHLRVFSFISRIEHVMNRICFMELFKCTLDMCMLGYYILTEWADHDVQNLTTYFIILTSMCFNIFTVCYIGEILMEQCKKVGEVVYMTNWYYLPVKAILDLRLIITRSSVVIKMTAGKLIHMSVYTFGDVSMITVHVNTHPMRLVESMELHAIPGDEDRVRIFKFIAPNHVTQTRK; from the exons ATGATCAAGGAATCCGCAAACAGCCAGGGCGACATTAGCGATCTGTGCAACTACAGTCTCCAGCTGAATCGCTGGTACCTGACACCGATAGGCGCTTGGCCTTCGTCCTCCTCCACACCTAGGCACGAACGAATCATTTCGATCGTTCTAATTGTCCTCTGTTACTGCCTGATCGCGTTCACGGTGGTCCCTAGCTTCCTGAGCATCGTCCTGGAAGATGAGGATATTCGAAAGAAGCTGAAGATACTCGGTCCTCTGGGACACTGGTTCGTGGGAGGAATCAATTACACCACGCTGCTGTTACGCAGGAAGGAGATACGCCGCTGCGTGGAGCACATGAAGATGGATTGGAGGATGATAACGAGGGGAAAGGACCAACGCGCGATGCTGAAGTTCGCTAAATTCGGCCGCTACGTGGCTGCCTTCTGTGGTGCATTCATGCAAGTCGGAGTCCTCTCTTACTGCGCTGTAACAGCGTTCTCCACGGAGATCGTTTACGTTGGTAACCAGACCAGAACAGTGCACCTGCTGCCCTGTGCGGTTTACAAGAGGCTGTTAAACGTGAACACCAGCCCTATCAATGAGATCGTCCTCGCCTCGCAGTTTCTGTCGGGTTTCATCGTGAACTCCAGTGCGGTCGGTGCTTTCAGTCTGGCTGCCGTCTTCGGGGCTCATGCCTGTGGCCAGTTGGATGTCCTGATGACCTGGATCACAGAATTCGTGAATGAGTCCGGGCAGAAGGATAAGGTGTACTTGAATAAGATCGGTACGATCGTCGAGCATCATCTGAGGGTTTTTAG TTTCATATCGCGTATCGAACACGTGATGAATCGGATATGTTTTATGGAATTGTTCAAGTGTACGCTAGATATGTGCATGCTTGGTTATTATATTCTAACG GAATGGGCCGATCACGATGTTCAGAATTTGACTACATACTTCATTATACTTACATCCATGTGTTTCAACATCTTCACGGTTTGTTATATCGGTGAAATACTCATGGAACAG TGCAAGAAAGTCGGTGAAGTGGTTTACATGACGAACTGGTATTACTTGCCTGTTAAAGCTATTCTCGACCTGAGACTGATCATCACGAGATCAAGCGTGGTAATTAAGATGACCGCGGGAAAGTTGATCCACATGTCTGTATACACATTCGGCGATGTAAGTATGATTACTGTCCATGTAAATACACATCCGATGCGTCTCGTTGAATCCATGGAATTACATGCCATTCCAGGTGATGAAGACCGCGTTcgcatatttaaatttattgcgCCAAACCACGTGACACAGACGCGCAAGTAA
- the LOC143373005 gene encoding odorant receptor 4-like isoform X2: MIKESANSQGDISDLCNYSLQLNRWYLTPIGAWPSSSSTPRHERIISIVLIVLCYCLIAFTVVPSFLSIVLEDEDIRKKLKILGPLGHWFVGGINYTTLLLRRKEIRRCVEHMKMDWRMITRGKDQRAMLKFAKFGRYVAAFCGAFMQVGVLSYCAVTAFSTEIVYVGNQTRTVHLLPCAVYKRLLNVNTSPINEIVLASQFLSGFIVNSSAVGAFSLAAVFGAHACGQLDVLMTWITEFVNESGQKDKVYLNKIGTIVEHHLRVFSFISRIEHVMNRICFMELFKCTLDMCMLGYYILTEWADHDVQNLTTYFIILTSMCFNIFTVCYIGEILMEQCKKVGEVVYMTNWYYLPVKAILDLRLIITRSSVVIKMTAGKLIHMSVYTFGDVMKTAFAYLNLLRQTT, translated from the exons ATGATCAAGGAATCCGCAAACAGCCAGGGCGACATTAGCGATCTGTGCAACTACAGTCTCCAGCTGAATCGCTGGTACCTGACACCGATAGGCGCTTGGCCTTCGTCCTCCTCCACACCTAGGCACGAACGAATCATTTCGATCGTTCTAATTGTCCTCTGTTACTGCCTGATCGCGTTCACGGTGGTCCCTAGCTTCCTGAGCATCGTCCTGGAAGATGAGGATATTCGAAAGAAGCTGAAGATACTCGGTCCTCTGGGACACTGGTTCGTGGGAGGAATCAATTACACCACGCTGCTGTTACGCAGGAAGGAGATACGCCGCTGCGTGGAGCACATGAAGATGGATTGGAGGATGATAACGAGGGGAAAGGACCAACGCGCGATGCTGAAGTTCGCTAAATTCGGCCGCTACGTGGCTGCCTTCTGTGGTGCATTCATGCAAGTCGGAGTCCTCTCTTACTGCGCTGTAACAGCGTTCTCCACGGAGATCGTTTACGTTGGTAACCAGACCAGAACAGTGCACCTGCTGCCCTGTGCGGTTTACAAGAGGCTGTTAAACGTGAACACCAGCCCTATCAATGAGATCGTCCTCGCCTCGCAGTTTCTGTCGGGTTTCATCGTGAACTCCAGTGCGGTCGGTGCTTTCAGTCTGGCTGCCGTCTTCGGGGCTCATGCCTGTGGCCAGTTGGATGTCCTGATGACCTGGATCACAGAATTCGTGAATGAGTCCGGGCAGAAGGATAAGGTGTACTTGAATAAGATCGGTACGATCGTCGAGCATCATCTGAGGGTTTTTAG TTTCATATCGCGTATCGAACACGTGATGAATCGGATATGTTTTATGGAATTGTTCAAGTGTACGCTAGATATGTGCATGCTTGGTTATTATATTCTAACG GAATGGGCCGATCACGATGTTCAGAATTTGACTACATACTTCATTATACTTACATCCATGTGTTTCAACATCTTCACGGTTTGTTATATCGGTGAAATACTCATGGAACAG TGCAAGAAAGTCGGTGAAGTGGTTTACATGACGAACTGGTATTACTTGCCTGTTAAAGCTATTCTCGACCTGAGACTGATCATCACGAGATCAAGCGTGGTAATTAAGATGACCGCGGGAAAGTTGATCCACATGTCTGTATACACATTCGGCGAT GTGATGAAGACCGCGTTcgcatatttaaatttattgcgCCAAACCACGTGA
- the LOC143373010 gene encoding odorant receptor 4-like: MTNESAVIQATLGDASDYSLQLSRWCLKPIGAWPATYATTRLQRVASFVVNVLCYCTISFTLIPCILYVTLEDADIQLKLRALGPLSHWFVGGLNYTTLLLRSKEIRQCMEHIQADWRTITRAKDQSAMLLNAKFGRYVAAFCAGFMQGGLSLYCVVTWFSTEIVYVGNRTRTVHILPCAVYKKLLNVDASPMNEIVFLLQCLSGLIVNSSAVAIFSLAAVFTAHACGQLDVLMTWVTEYVNETGRENKDSYSGEIRVVVEHHLRVLSFISRIEAVMQRICFLELFRSTFNICMLGYYILTEWPDHNYQSITAYFMVLMSTSFNIFIVCYIGEVLTEQCHKIGEVVYMTDWYQLPYKNARDLIMVIARSSVVTKITAGKMIHMSVYTFGSVIKTAFAYLNLLRETT; encoded by the exons ATGACCAACGAATCGGCAGTGATCCAGGCAACTCTTGGCGATGCGAGCGATTACAGTCTTCAACTGAGTCGCTGGTGCCTCAAACCGATAGGCGCCTGGCCAGCGACCTACGCTACAACTAGGCTCCAACGAGTCGCTTCTTTCGTTGTGAACGTACTCTGCTATTGCACAATATCCTTTACGTTAATCCCTTGCATACTTTACGTCACGCTCGAGGATGCAGACATTCAACTGAAGCTGAGGGCACTTGGGCCCCTGAGCCACTGGTTCGTGGGAGGGTTAAATTATACCACGCTGCTGTTGCGCAGCAAAGAGATACGACAATGCATGGAGCACATCCAGGCGGATTGGAGGACGATAACGAGAGCGAAGGATCAAAGCGCGATGCTGTTGAACGCTAAATTCGGTCGCTACGTGGCTGCTTTCTGTGCTGGGTTCATGCAAGGCGGACTTTCCTTATACTGTGTTGTAACCTGGTTCTCCACCGAGATCGTTTACGTTGGAAACAGGACCAGAACAGTGCACATTCTGCCCTGTGCGGTGTATAAGAAGCTGCTGAACGTGGATGCCAGCCCTATGAACGAAATCGTCTTTCTCTTGCAGTGTCTGTCGGGTTTGATCGTGAACTCAAGTGCAGTAGCAATTTTTAGTCTGGCTGCGGTGTTCACCGCACATGCCTGCGGACAGCTGGATGTCCTGATGACTTGGGTCACCGAATACGTGAATGAAACAGGGAGGGAAAATAAAGATTCTTATTCCGGCGAGATACGCGTGGTTGTGGAGCATCATCTGCGGGTCTTAAG CTTCATATCGCGCATCGAAGCCGTGATGCAACGAATATGTTTCTTGGAATTGTTTAGGTCCACGTTCAATATATGCATGCTCGGCTATTACATTCTGACG GAATGGCCGGATCACAATTATCAAAGTATAACCGCGTATTTCATGGTACTGATGTCTACGAGCTTCAACATTTTCATAGTCTGTTATATCGGCGAGGTGCTCACAGAACAG TGCCACAAAATTGGCGAAGTGGTTTACATGACAGACTGGTACCAGTTACCTTACAAAAACGCCCGTGACCTGATCATGGTCATCGCACGGTCAAGTGTGGTGACCAAGATCACAGCTGGGAAGATGATTCATATGTCCGTTTACACGTTCGGTAGC GTGATAAAGACCGCATTTGCATACTTAAATCTGCTACGTGAAACGACGTGA
- the LOC143373008 gene encoding uncharacterized protein LOC143373008 isoform X2 has translation MTSESAGTQANLGDLSDYSLQLNRWYLKPIGAWPSHSSTSRHERIVSIILIVLCYCSISFTVIPCTLHVILEHEDIRKTVRVLGPLTHWIVGGINYTTLLLRSKEIQYCVEHIETDWRVITRAKDQYVMLKNAQYGRYVAAFCGTFMQGGVLSYCLVTALTTQVIQVGNETRAVHVLPCVFYKKLLDVDTSPTNEIVIASQFLSSFIVNSSAVAAFSLAAVFAAHAGGQLSVLVTMVTEYGNESGKYSKGVRINEIGEIVEHHLRVLSFISRIEDVMNRISFMEMFKCSLNICLIGYYILTEWSDHNVQYQTTYFMLLISMTFNIFIVCYIGEALTEQCKEIGEVVYMTNWYHLPYKNALDLIMIIARSSVVTRITAGKLIPMSVYTFGDIIKTSFAYLNILRRTM, from the exons ATGACCAGCGAATCCGCAGGCACCCAGGCCAACCTCGGCGACCTGAGCGATTACAGCCTTCAGCTGAATCGATGGTACCTGAAACCGATAGGCGCTTGGCCTTCGCACTCCTCTACCTCTAGGCACGAACGAATCGTTTCTATCATTTTGATCGTCCTGTGTTATTGTTCGATATCGTTTACGGTGATCCCTTGCACGCTGCACGTCATACTCGAGCACGAAGACATTCGAAAGACGGTGAGGGTACTCGGCCCTCTGACCCACTGGATCGTGGGAGGAATCAACTATACCACGCTGCTGTTGCGGAGCAAAGAGATACAATACTGCGTGGAGCACATTGAGACGGATTGGAGGGTTATAACCAGAGCGAAGGACCAGTACGTGATGCTGAAGAACGCCCAATACGGTCGCTACGTGGCAGCCTTCTGCGGTACATTCATGCAAGGCGGAGTGCTATCCTACTGTCTGGTAACAGCGTTGACCACGCAGGTCATTCAAGTTGGAAACGAGACCCGAGCGGTGCACGTGTTGCCCTGTGTGTTCTACAAGAAGCTGTTGGACGTCGATACCAGTCCCACGAACGAAATCGTCATTGCCTCGCAGTTTCTGTCGAGTTTCATCGTGAACTCCAGTGCGGTTGCAGCTTTTAGCCTGGCTGCGGTCTTCGCGGCTCATGCCGGCGGCCAGTTGAGTGTCCTGGTGACAATGGTTACAGAGTACGGCAACGAATCAGGGAAGTACAGTAAGGGCGTTCGAATCAACGAAATAGGAGAGATCGTGGAGCACCATCTGCGAGTTTTAAG CTTCATATCGCGTATCGAAGACGTGATGAATAGGATATCTTTTATGGAAATGTTTAAGTGCTCGCTGAATATATGTCTGATTGGCTATTACATTCTGACG GAATGGTCAGACCACAATGTTCAATATCAGACGACATATTTCATGCTACTGATTTCTATgactttcaacattttcatAGTATGTTATATCGGCGAGGCGCTCACAGAACAG TGCAAGGAAATTGGCGAAGTGGTTTACATGACAAATTGGTATCACTTACCTTACAAAAACGCTCTCGACCTGATCATGATCATCGCACGGTCAAGTGTGGTGACCAGGATCACAGCTGGGAAGCTGATTCCCATGTCCGTTTACACGTTCGGTGAT ATAATAAAGACCTCATTTGCGTATTTGAACATACTGCGCCGCACGATGTGA
- the LOC143373008 gene encoding uncharacterized protein LOC143373008 isoform X1, whose amino-acid sequence MTSESAGTQANLGDLSDYSLQLNRWYLKPIGAWPSHSSTSRHERIVSIILIVLCYCSISFTVIPCTLHVILEHEDIRKTVRVLGPLTHWIVGGINYTTLLLRSKEIQYCVEHIETDWRVITRAKDQYVMLKNAQYGRYVAAFCGTFMQGGVLSYCLVTALTTQVIQVGNETRAVHVLPCVFYKKLLDVDTSPTNEIVIASQFLSSFIVNSSAVAAFSLAAVFAAHAGGQLSVLVTMVTEYGNESGKYSKGVRINEIGEIVEHHLRVLSFISRIEDVMNRISFMEMFKCSLNICLIGYYILTEWSDHNVQYQTTYFMLLISMTFNIFIVCYIGEALTEQCKEIGEVVYMTNWYHLPYKNALDLIMIIARSSVVTRITAGKLIPMSVYTFGDVSISASLTGNKLAISRKDYPH is encoded by the exons ATGACCAGCGAATCCGCAGGCACCCAGGCCAACCTCGGCGACCTGAGCGATTACAGCCTTCAGCTGAATCGATGGTACCTGAAACCGATAGGCGCTTGGCCTTCGCACTCCTCTACCTCTAGGCACGAACGAATCGTTTCTATCATTTTGATCGTCCTGTGTTATTGTTCGATATCGTTTACGGTGATCCCTTGCACGCTGCACGTCATACTCGAGCACGAAGACATTCGAAAGACGGTGAGGGTACTCGGCCCTCTGACCCACTGGATCGTGGGAGGAATCAACTATACCACGCTGCTGTTGCGGAGCAAAGAGATACAATACTGCGTGGAGCACATTGAGACGGATTGGAGGGTTATAACCAGAGCGAAGGACCAGTACGTGATGCTGAAGAACGCCCAATACGGTCGCTACGTGGCAGCCTTCTGCGGTACATTCATGCAAGGCGGAGTGCTATCCTACTGTCTGGTAACAGCGTTGACCACGCAGGTCATTCAAGTTGGAAACGAGACCCGAGCGGTGCACGTGTTGCCCTGTGTGTTCTACAAGAAGCTGTTGGACGTCGATACCAGTCCCACGAACGAAATCGTCATTGCCTCGCAGTTTCTGTCGAGTTTCATCGTGAACTCCAGTGCGGTTGCAGCTTTTAGCCTGGCTGCGGTCTTCGCGGCTCATGCCGGCGGCCAGTTGAGTGTCCTGGTGACAATGGTTACAGAGTACGGCAACGAATCAGGGAAGTACAGTAAGGGCGTTCGAATCAACGAAATAGGAGAGATCGTGGAGCACCATCTGCGAGTTTTAAG CTTCATATCGCGTATCGAAGACGTGATGAATAGGATATCTTTTATGGAAATGTTTAAGTGCTCGCTGAATATATGTCTGATTGGCTATTACATTCTGACG GAATGGTCAGACCACAATGTTCAATATCAGACGACATATTTCATGCTACTGATTTCTATgactttcaacattttcatAGTATGTTATATCGGCGAGGCGCTCACAGAACAG TGCAAGGAAATTGGCGAAGTGGTTTACATGACAAATTGGTATCACTTACCTTACAAAAACGCTCTCGACCTGATCATGATCATCGCACGGTCAAGTGTGGTGACCAGGATCACAGCTGGGAAGCTGATTCCCATGTCCGTTTACACGTTCGGTGATGTAAGTATATCTGCTTCGTTAACAGGAAACAAATTGGCCATTTCTCGCAAAGATTATCCACATTGA
- the LOC143373009 gene encoding uncharacterized protein LOC143373009 produces the protein MTNVSPVIETNLGNLSDYSLQLNRWYLKPIGAWPPSTATTRLQRIVSIILIVVCYCSISFTVIPCMLYMLLEDEDIRKKLRMVGPLSHWIVGGINYTTLLIRSKEIRYCVEHMEMDWRRITRAKDQSVMLKNAKFGRYVATFCAAFMQGAVLSYCVVIGFSTRIVYVGNGTRTVHLLPCAVYKRLLNVDTSPMNEIVLASQFLSGFVVNSSAVAAYSLAAVFAAHACGQMDVFMTWVTEYVNESGRHSNGAYCSEIRVVVEHHLRVLSFISRIEDLMHRICFLELFRSTLDICMIGYYILMEWPDRDVQTLTIYAIILTSMSFNVFTICYIGEILTEQCKKVGEVVYMTNWYYLPDKAVLDLLLIIARSSVVIKMTAGKLIHMSVYTFGDVMKTAFAYLNLLRQTT, from the exons ATGACCAACGTATCCCCAGTCATAGAGACCAACCTCGGCAACTTGAGCGATTACAGTCTTCAACTGAACCGCTGGTACCTGAAACCAATAGGCGCATGGCCCCCGTCCACCGCTACCACTAGACTCCAACGAATCGTTTCTATCATTTTGATCGTAGTCTGTTATTGCTCGATATCGTTCACGGTGATCCCCTGCATGCTGTACATGCTGCTCGAGGACGAAGATATTCGAAAGAAGCTGAGGATGGTTGGCCCCTTGAGCCACTGGATCGTGGGAGGAATCAATTATACCACGCTGCTGATACGCAGCAAGGAGATACGATACTGCGTGGAGCACATGGAGATGGATTGGAGGAGGATAACGAGAGCGAAGGACCAAAGCGTGATGCTGAAAAATGCTAAATTCGGTCGCTACGTGGCTACCTTCTGCGCTGCGTTCATGCAAGGTGCAGTTCTCTCTTACTGTGTTGTAATAGGGTTCTCCACGAGGATCGTTTACGTTGGGAACGGAACCAGAACGGTACACCTGCTGCCCTGTGCGGTTTACAAGAGGCTGTTGAACGTGGATACCAGTCCTATGAACGAAATTGTCCTTGCCTCACAGTTTCTGTCGGGGTTCGTTGTGAACTCAAGTGCAGTTGCAGCTTATAGCCTGGCGGCGGTCTTCGCGGCTCATGCCTGCGGTCAAATGGATGTCTTCATGACTTGGGTTACTGAATACGTGAATGAATCAGGGAGGCACAGTAACGGTGCTTATTGCAGCGAAATACGGGTGGTTGTCGAGCATCATCTGCGGGTCTTAAG CTTCATATCGCGTATCGAAGACTTGATGCATCGAATATGTTTCTTGGAACTGTTTAGATCCACGCTGGATATATGCATGATTGGCTATTACATTCTGATG GAGTGGCCTGATCGCGATGTTCAAACATTAACTATTTATGCCATTATACTCACATCCATGTCTTTCAACGTCTTCACTATTTGTTATATCGGAGAAATTCTAACGGAACAG TGCAAAAAAGTCGGTGAAGTGGTGTACATGACGAACTGGTATTACTTACCTGATAAAGCGGTTCTCGACCTGTTACTGATCATCGCGAGGTCAAGTGTGGTAATTAAGATGACCGCGGGAAAGTTGATCCACATGTCTGTATACACATTCGGCGAT GTGATGAAGACCGCTTTTGCATATTTAAACCTATTGCGCcaaacaacgtga